Proteins from one Rosa chinensis cultivar Old Blush chromosome 7, RchiOBHm-V2, whole genome shotgun sequence genomic window:
- the LOC112177701 gene encoding cationic peroxidase 2, which translates to MYLKSSILLMLLLLSLATILLSAQGKEAPRVGFYSLSCPRAESIIKQTVQSHFKSDPTIAPGILRMHFHDCFVQGCDGSVLLDGPSTEKTAGPNRGLRGWEVIDNAKTKLEAACPGVVSCADILALAARDSVVLTKGIDWKVPTGRLDGRISLASETSALPGFRDSMKVQKDKFKNLGLNTQDLVTLVGGHTIGTTACQLFSYRLYNFNTTGNGDATDPTISPSFLSQLKSLCPENGDGAKRVDLDTGRENRFDATFFTNLKNGRGVLESDQMLWTDASTRSFVQRFLGVRGLRALNFNAEFGRSMVKMSKIGLKPAAKGEIRRICPAVN; encoded by the exons ATGTACCTTAAGTCATCCATTTTGTTAATGCTTCTCTTGCTTTCCTTGGCTACAATCTTGCTCTCTGCGCAAGGTAAAGAAGCCCCCCGTGTCGGATTCTATTCGCTTTCATGTCCTAGAGCAGAGTCCATTATCAAACAAACAGTTCAATCTCACTTCAAATCAGATCCTACCATTGCTCCTGGCATATTAAGGATGCACTTCCATGACTGCTTTGTTCAAGGCTGCGATGGTTCTGTTCTTCTCGACGGCCCAAGCACTGAAAAAACTGCTGGCCCTAACCGCGGATTAAGAGGTTGGGAAGTTATCGACAATGCAAAGACAAAGCTTGAAGCCGCATGCCCTGGGGTTGTTTCCTGTGCAGACATTCTCGCCCTAGCTGCTCGCGATTCTGTTGTTttg ACCAAGGGAATCGATTGGAAGGTGCCTACTGGAAGATTAGACGGACGTATTTCATTGGCATCGGAGACTTCAGCTTTGCCTGGCTTTAGAGACTCCATGAAAGTACAAAAGGACAAGTTCAAAAATTTGGGTCTCAACACTCAAGATCTTGTCACTCTTGTTG GTGGACACACCATTGGCACTACCGCTTGCCAgttattcagctacagactctATAACTTCAACACAACTGGAAATGGTGATGCTACAGACCCTACCATCAGTCCTTCATTCCTTTCTCAATTAAAATCACTTTGCCCAGAAAATGGCGATGGAGCCAAGCGTGTTGATTTAGACACAGGCAGAGAAAACCGATTTGATGCGACATTCTTTACAAACTTGAAGAATGGGCGTGGTGTACTCGAGTCCGATCAAATGTTATGGACTGATGCCTCCACAAGAAGCTTTGTCCAACGTTTCTTGGGAGTCAGAGGCTTGCGAGCATTGAATTTTAATGCAGAGTTTGGAAGGTCTATGGTGAAGATGAGTAAAATTGGTTTGAAACCTGCGGCAAAGGGTGAAATTCGCCGCATTTGTCCTGCAGTTAACTGA